One genomic segment of Leptospira wolbachii serovar Codice str. CDC includes these proteins:
- a CDS encoding S8 family serine peptidase — MNLKKQTISKILFVTTMLVVTNILISEPVWNLNQSQLNSDLLLSKSKGGNTLSYLPGEVVIKFKKQIPDSELLHQTSKVATITGVLNTRGHFTTAKLLDSETMEEGLARISKDPNVESVEPRYLYFKQASAPNDPGFPRLWGLSNAGQTLASPSYTANASNPGTSGKDMNVLGAWDVTTNCLGSKAIVAVLDTGVTYDHEDLVGNMWNGSAGCVNQNGVTVGGGCPNHGYDFASGDNNPRDEEGHGTHVAMTIGAVGNNGVGITGVCQSAKIMAVRVLGLGGGTPDSIANGIYFAVYNGAKVINMSLGGSSFSNTINTAIEFARTNDVLVVVAAGNDGLNLSGSGASYPCENTNANIICIAALDQKHALATFSNFDSNATVASRAADFGAPGTNIYSGYGLESTVAETPTSYANDWVNVGSTGSPWTYHSCAFTIGGNPITLSGLFLPNDCSVIGWNYTPPYTNPTMMPSSSNRTVYKNFSIDSNATNITLNHVLISDGEGYDTNACYDYTEMYHSPTVGNPFSGGGTVISLYDNLRGVYMNRFCRRHSTGYSFRSTESAILKSCVGSSNCSVGYRFVSDTIANNGGALATEISIYTWKPSTTAYTNLNGTSMATPNAAGVAALIRSYNPSFTYADVITKLIEGGVTETALTGTTQYGKAINAGNSIKHLKQVTGVTAVLQ; from the coding sequence ATGAATCTCAAAAAACAAACGATCTCAAAAATTCTCTTCGTTACAACTATGTTAGTTGTAACAAATATTCTCATTTCTGAACCTGTCTGGAATTTAAATCAATCTCAGTTGAATTCGGATCTATTACTTTCGAAATCTAAAGGTGGGAATACACTATCCTATCTTCCAGGTGAAGTGGTCATTAAATTCAAAAAACAAATTCCTGACTCAGAACTATTACACCAAACTTCAAAGGTAGCTACTATTACGGGAGTTCTTAATACAAGGGGACATTTTACTACAGCGAAATTATTGGATTCTGAAACGATGGAAGAGGGACTTGCTAGAATTAGCAAAGATCCGAATGTGGAGTCCGTTGAGCCTAGGTATTTATATTTTAAACAAGCATCAGCACCAAATGATCCAGGTTTTCCTAGACTTTGGGGACTCAGTAATGCTGGCCAAACACTCGCTTCTCCTAGCTATACAGCTAACGCCAGCAACCCGGGAACTTCCGGAAAAGACATGAATGTCCTTGGTGCCTGGGATGTGACTACTAATTGTCTTGGAAGTAAGGCAATAGTTGCCGTATTAGATACTGGCGTTACCTACGACCACGAAGATTTAGTTGGCAATATGTGGAATGGATCAGCTGGTTGTGTAAACCAAAATGGAGTTACCGTTGGTGGCGGTTGCCCTAACCACGGTTATGATTTCGCAAGCGGTGATAATAATCCACGCGATGAAGAAGGTCATGGAACACATGTTGCCATGACCATTGGTGCAGTTGGGAATAATGGAGTAGGTATTACAGGTGTTTGTCAATCTGCAAAAATTATGGCCGTCCGTGTTTTGGGACTTGGTGGGGGAACTCCCGACAGCATTGCCAATGGGATTTATTTTGCTGTTTATAACGGTGCCAAAGTCATCAATATGAGTTTGGGAGGTTCTAGTTTTAGTAATACAATCAACACAGCGATCGAATTTGCTAGAACCAATGATGTCCTCGTAGTGGTTGCAGCCGGGAACGATGGCTTAAACTTAAGTGGCTCAGGGGCCTCATATCCGTGTGAAAATACAAATGCAAATATAATTTGTATTGCTGCTCTAGACCAAAAACATGCGTTAGCTACTTTTTCAAACTTTGATAGTAACGCAACTGTCGCTAGTCGTGCTGCTGATTTCGGAGCTCCAGGAACAAATATCTATAGTGGTTACGGGCTTGAATCCACTGTTGCTGAGACACCAACATCTTATGCAAATGATTGGGTGAATGTTGGGTCGACTGGAAGCCCTTGGACTTACCATTCATGTGCATTCACAATTGGTGGAAATCCTATTACACTTTCAGGGTTATTCCTTCCAAACGACTGCTCAGTCATTGGATGGAATTATACACCACCTTACACAAATCCTACAATGATGCCTTCTTCTTCAAACAGAACGGTTTATAAAAACTTTTCAATTGATAGTAATGCAACGAATATTACGCTTAACCATGTTTTGATATCAGACGGCGAAGGATACGATACTAATGCATGTTATGATTATACAGAAATGTATCATTCACCGACAGTAGGTAATCCATTTTCGGGAGGTGGTACTGTCATTTCGCTATATGATAACTTGCGTGGCGTTTACATGAATCGATTCTGTCGAAGACATTCTACAGGATATTCATTCCGAAGTACAGAATCAGCCATCTTGAAAAGTTGCGTAGGATCATCCAATTGCTCAGTTGGATATCGATTTGTCTCAGATACTATTGCCAATAACGGAGGAGCGTTAGCAACCGAGATTTCTATATATACTTGGAAGCCATCAACTACAGCATACACTAACTTAAATGGAACGTCTATGGCGACTCCTAATGCAGCTGGGGTTGCAGCTCTCATTCGCTCTTATAATCCAAGTTTTACCTATGCGGATGTTATCACAAAACTCATCGAAGGTGGAGTTACAGAGACGGCTCTCACAGGTACAACGCAGTATGGAAAGGCTATCAATGCTGGTAATTCCATAAAACATCTCAAACAAGTGACAGGAGTTACGGCTGTTTTACAATAA
- a CDS encoding choice-of-anchor D domain-containing protein, which produces MNQKLNFLIFLAFLSLFTIGCPGGGGGGGGAAFALFGLGGGGGDVPAPKLEIQYNGVSRESGSTLDIGSEPIGTADGKTGTVTIKNSGNAAITLPGSPNIVALSGTDASQFSVTQPATSSLAAGASVTFTLNFKPTLEGAKTATIKIQSSDPAVGSFQLNLTGTGGAAAPRLAVSVGATQIAANGSYGLGSVEIDSSGTAVTFTVRNTGSATANLDGPPAVTATGTQFVLNLAGFPTSIAANATATFAIQFSPTGLAEVKSSNIAVAYDGGLSFLFTVTGTGTPKPVPTIAISHNSSSFTSGGSIPTFGVVWPTLTSSTKTVTISNTGTATMTGITLSKPSGHSGDFTISAFSAGATLAAGASGTFTIQFSPTATGSRAAVVRVATTNGTNGAASSADLNVSGTGKTGADVLVSWTGTNEKAPNDTDGGYKVCYSKNTGFNPADVNGTTIFCTDVPNTGGTTPVSKVISVPTFGDWYFKVYSYGKHNTVGGSPSGQSSVNVPNT; this is translated from the coding sequence ATGAATCAAAAACTGAATTTTCTAATATTCTTAGCTTTCCTCTCTTTATTTACAATTGGTTGTCCAGGCGGTGGTGGCGGAGGCGGGGGTGCGGCATTTGCATTATTCGGCCTTGGTGGTGGAGGTGGCGATGTTCCTGCCCCTAAGTTAGAAATTCAATACAATGGTGTTAGTCGAGAAAGTGGATCTACTCTTGATATAGGTTCTGAGCCGATTGGCACTGCCGATGGAAAAACAGGAACCGTTACCATCAAAAATTCAGGGAATGCTGCGATCACACTTCCTGGATCACCAAACATTGTGGCTCTATCTGGAACGGATGCATCCCAATTTTCCGTGACTCAGCCGGCTACTTCCAGTTTGGCAGCAGGTGCATCGGTTACCTTTACATTAAATTTTAAACCCACCTTAGAAGGTGCAAAAACAGCCACTATCAAAATCCAATCGAGTGATCCTGCTGTCGGTTCGTTTCAGTTGAACCTAACAGGAACGGGCGGAGCAGCAGCTCCTCGTTTGGCGGTTTCTGTGGGCGCTACGCAAATTGCTGCAAATGGTAGTTACGGACTGGGTTCGGTAGAAATCGACTCTTCTGGGACCGCTGTGACATTTACAGTGCGAAACACAGGGAGTGCCACTGCCAACTTAGATGGTCCGCCTGCAGTAACAGCAACCGGTACTCAATTTGTCTTAAACTTGGCTGGATTTCCAACTAGCATTGCTGCCAATGCGACAGCTACTTTCGCGATACAGTTTTCACCCACAGGACTCGCAGAAGTCAAATCATCGAATATTGCCGTTGCTTATGATGGTGGTCTAAGTTTTTTATTCACTGTTACTGGCACCGGTACACCAAAACCTGTACCAACGATTGCGATTTCACATAACTCAAGTAGTTTTACCTCGGGAGGATCGATTCCCACCTTTGGTGTGGTTTGGCCGACTTTAACTTCTAGTACAAAAACGGTAACTATCAGCAATACTGGAACAGCAACTATGACTGGAATTACCCTTTCGAAACCAAGTGGTCACTCTGGTGATTTTACAATCAGCGCTTTTAGTGCCGGTGCAACTCTTGCTGCCGGTGCTTCCGGAACATTTACTATTCAGTTTTCACCTACTGCAACCGGTTCCAGAGCTGCCGTGGTCCGGGTTGCCACAACGAACGGAACCAATGGGGCTGCTTCTAGTGCTGACTTAAACGTATCTGGTACCGGAAAAACGGGTGCAGATGTTTTGGTAAGTTGGACAGGTACCAACGAGAAGGCTCCAAACGATACTGATGGGGGTTATAAGGTTTGTTATAGTAAGAATACAGGATTTAACCCAGCCGATGTCAATGGAACTACTATATTCTGTACCGATGTGCCCAATACAGGTGGTACAACTCCTGTTTCAAAAGTAATTTCTGTTCCAACATTTGGAGATTGGTACTTTAAAGTATATTCCTACGGGAAGCACAATACAGTCGGAGGATCTCCTTCCGGACAATCTTCAGTAAATGTTCCGAACACATAG
- a CDS encoding RNA polymerase sigma factor → MSQIYERSHKRIYDFLYKYTQNADTAMDLMQDSFLSFHKHYGEAGLSEEKSVMVLYTIARNLSINYAKKFSTTREIVSDEIEFHSHNPKLEIKAEYQDLEDRLYSFLGELSEEERSALLLKNVEGFQLVQIAEVLGVSVSTASRLVIRATEKVLAIAKRENLVPD, encoded by the coding sequence ATGAGTCAAATTTATGAAAGAAGCCATAAGCGTATTTATGACTTCCTTTACAAGTACACTCAAAACGCGGACACGGCAATGGATTTGATGCAAGACAGTTTCTTAAGTTTCCATAAGCACTACGGCGAAGCCGGTCTCTCAGAAGAGAAGTCTGTGATGGTTTTGTACACGATTGCTCGCAATTTATCTATCAATTATGCTAAAAAATTTTCTACAACACGAGAGATTGTCTCCGATGAAATCGAATTTCACAGCCACAATCCAAAACTCGAAATCAAGGCAGAATACCAAGATTTAGAAGATAGGCTCTATTCCTTTTTAGGAGAGTTGTCGGAAGAAGAACGTTCGGCTTTGTTACTCAAAAATGTGGAAGGATTTCAGTTGGTCCAGATCGCTGAGGTTTTGGGAGTTTCGGTTTCTACCGCGTCTCGTCTGGTCATTCGGGCCACAGAGAAGGTGTTGGCTATAGCCAAGAGGGAAAATCTGGTACCGGATTAG
- a CDS encoding lysoplasmalogenase family protein encodes MVYYLILTTIPVAIVSAFFIHWFTLQEEPSPLKRLEHSRGIYLGFSFQILLFAWLLFQLGHARFSYPLYAIGFSFLGDWFNLQFPIAKKQMKDPVLGGIFSFAIAQVFFLLSFWKLTSWNELYTGVLPYAITGALLILPALIFFFRVYNPERSKWVMASAFVYGLILCFFVSLCFNAYLTFGGVWLYLAIGAGFFLLSDAVMGETTINGTRHPKWEFQVPWVTYLIAQSFLLVGFFLVSHTRHLV; translated from the coding sequence ATGGTGTACTACTTAATTCTCACAACCATTCCTGTGGCCATTGTTTCGGCTTTTTTTATCCATTGGTTTACACTCCAAGAAGAACCAAGTCCCCTGAAGCGACTCGAACATTCGCGTGGGATTTATCTCGGATTTTCCTTTCAAATTCTGCTTTTTGCTTGGTTATTATTCCAATTGGGTCATGCAAGATTCTCTTATCCTTTGTATGCCATTGGATTTTCCTTTTTGGGAGATTGGTTTAATTTGCAATTCCCTATTGCCAAAAAACAAATGAAAGACCCTGTCCTTGGCGGAATTTTTAGTTTTGCCATCGCACAAGTTTTCTTTTTGTTATCATTTTGGAAATTAACTAGTTGGAACGAGTTGTATACAGGCGTTTTACCTTATGCAATCACTGGGGCTTTGTTAATTCTCCCTGCCCTAATCTTTTTTTTCCGGGTGTATAATCCAGAAAGGTCCAAATGGGTAATGGCCTCGGCCTTTGTTTATGGGCTCATTCTCTGTTTTTTCGTTTCTTTATGTTTTAACGCCTATCTCACATTTGGTGGAGTTTGGCTCTATTTAGCCATCGGAGCCGGTTTTTTTCTGCTTTCTGATGCGGTGATGGGAGAAACTACGATCAATGGAACAAGACACCCCAAATGGGAATTCCAAGTTCCTTGGGTCACTTACCTAATCGCACAAAGTTTTTTACTCGTAGGTTTCTTTTTAGTGTCTCATACAAGGCATTTGGTTTAA
- a CDS encoding methylated-DNA--[protein]-cysteine S-methyltransferase: protein MDANHKHYEIIKDSIEYVLEHFEDQPNLDQLAERVSLSPFHFQKVFRTWAGVSPKEFLQFVTVTHAKRLLKESTLLDTTYTLGLSGTGRLHDLFVKLEAMTPGEYKRGGEGLVLQYEVFPSPFGNILLVSSERGIQSLQFVDSLEKGIREIKNEFPNALWKEGDSLEHKKLRDYFQKFVIPETPIPLYVYGSEFQMKVWKSLLKIPLGKLCTYGDIANSIGQTSAQRAVGTAIGKNPIAYLIPCHRVIQTSGLFGGYRWDPDRKRMIIAWEQSKLVSPNNDSSMLVD, encoded by the coding sequence GTGGATGCAAATCACAAACACTACGAAATCATAAAAGACTCGATCGAATATGTATTGGAACACTTTGAAGACCAACCCAATTTGGATCAGTTGGCCGAACGGGTTTCTCTCAGTCCTTTCCATTTCCAAAAAGTTTTTCGAACTTGGGCAGGTGTTTCCCCCAAGGAGTTTTTACAGTTTGTCACCGTCACTCACGCCAAACGATTGTTAAAAGAATCCACTCTTTTGGATACAACTTACACTTTAGGGTTATCCGGGACAGGACGATTGCATGACCTCTTTGTTAAATTAGAAGCGATGACGCCGGGAGAATACAAACGGGGAGGAGAAGGGCTAGTCCTACAATACGAAGTATTTCCCTCTCCTTTCGGAAACATCTTACTTGTATCTTCAGAACGTGGAATCCAATCCTTACAGTTTGTAGATTCTTTGGAGAAGGGAATCCGAGAAATCAAAAATGAATTTCCTAATGCATTGTGGAAGGAAGGAGATTCGTTAGAACATAAGAAGTTAAGAGATTACTTTCAAAAATTTGTGATTCCCGAAACACCAATTCCCTTGTATGTTTATGGATCGGAATTCCAAATGAAAGTATGGAAATCTTTATTAAAAATCCCACTGGGGAAACTTTGCACTTATGGGGACATTGCTAATTCCATTGGGCAAACATCAGCACAAAGAGCTGTGGGAACTGCCATAGGAAAAAATCCAATTGCTTATCTCATTCCTTGCCATCGTGTGATCCAAACCTCAGGTTTGTTTGGTGGGTATCGGTGGGATCCAGATCGGAAACGAATGATCATTGCTTGGGAACAGTCTAAACTTGTCTCACCAAACAATGATTCATCGATGTTAGTCGATTAG
- the sthA gene encoding Si-specific NAD(P)(+) transhydrogenase, which translates to MSINRFDLLAIGGGPAAQKAAIQASKMGKKAAIIEKDPYLGGGCVHYGTIPSKSLQETSRFYRNLKLSKLHGMQSPQTAMLTLQELMFRASTVIEKEEDVTREQMIQNRVTTLTGWGQVVDANHVEVTDSAGRKKVYETENILIATGSSPRRPANENIPFEDGLVYDSDGLFAMKKMPTSLAVVGAGIIGSEYATIFAHIGVQVHLFDSQNRILGFLDEDISNEMTRIMQQSGISIHVDSSITKYHKLPNEEGFELTTNKGEVVRVNQVLISRGRLGNVDNLGLESVGIMPNDRKQILVNENYQTNVPNIYACGDVIGFPSLASVSMYQGAYVAKHMFGHPSIPVDAEEFPIGIYTLPEIATIGPTEEALKARGVSYGVGMARFDTITRAQISGDQVGLLKILFDKQSRRVLGVHIISDKATELIALGQCVVNLKAPIEYFTEHIFNYPTMIGAYKNAANDALLREK; encoded by the coding sequence ATGTCCATCAATCGATTTGATTTACTCGCCATCGGGGGCGGTCCTGCCGCACAAAAAGCTGCTATCCAAGCAAGCAAAATGGGAAAAAAAGCAGCCATTATAGAAAAAGACCCTTACTTGGGTGGTGGTTGTGTCCACTATGGAACGATCCCTTCGAAATCCTTACAAGAAACGAGCCGGTTCTATCGGAACTTAAAGTTGTCCAAACTGCATGGGATGCAGTCTCCCCAAACTGCAATGCTCACATTACAGGAACTCATGTTCCGTGCTTCTACTGTTATTGAAAAAGAAGAGGATGTCACACGAGAACAAATGATTCAAAACCGTGTCACCACACTCACAGGTTGGGGGCAGGTAGTGGATGCCAACCATGTAGAGGTCACGGACTCTGCGGGAAGAAAAAAAGTCTACGAAACAGAAAACATATTAATTGCAACAGGGAGCAGCCCTCGTAGACCCGCAAACGAAAACATACCTTTTGAAGATGGTTTAGTATACGATAGTGATGGGCTTTTCGCTATGAAAAAGATGCCTACTTCCTTAGCAGTAGTTGGTGCTGGGATCATTGGATCGGAATACGCAACTATCTTTGCTCATATTGGAGTACAAGTTCATCTATTCGATTCACAAAACAGGATTCTTGGTTTTTTAGATGAAGATATTTCGAATGAAATGACTCGTATTATGCAGCAATCGGGGATTTCGATCCATGTAGATTCTTCTATTACAAAGTATCATAAACTTCCAAACGAGGAGGGATTCGAACTTACAACTAACAAGGGTGAAGTGGTCCGTGTTAATCAGGTATTGATCTCTCGTGGGCGCTTGGGAAATGTAGACAATTTAGGTTTGGAATCTGTGGGAATCATGCCTAACGATAGAAAACAAATCCTAGTGAACGAAAACTACCAAACCAATGTTCCTAATATTTATGCTTGTGGGGATGTCATTGGATTCCCTAGTTTGGCTTCTGTATCCATGTACCAGGGGGCCTATGTCGCAAAACACATGTTTGGTCATCCATCTATTCCCGTTGATGCCGAAGAGTTTCCTATCGGAATTTATACCTTACCAGAAATTGCAACCATTGGACCAACGGAAGAAGCATTAAAAGCCCGCGGTGTATCTTATGGCGTGGGGATGGCTCGTTTTGACACCATTACCCGAGCTCAAATTAGTGGAGACCAAGTAGGACTTTTAAAAATCCTTTTTGATAAACAATCAAGACGAGTTCTTGGGGTTCATATCATTTCCGACAAAGCAACGGAGCTTATTGCCCTAGGACAATGTGTGGTGAATCTCAAAGCTCCCATTGAGTACTTTACCGAGCACATTTTCAATTATCCGACTATGATCGGGGCCTATAAAAATGCTGCTAATGACGCCCTTTTGAGAGAAAAATAA
- a CDS encoding FecR domain-containing protein, translating to MNEFDKQHTIAKWEELLRKPAKVTESREFPSWETVSKRDIQFEYIPNQIPKSNVVSFFRKPMGLALVGGSALSLAATLFFVFFLNPSQTKNSELALAPSAKKNTQSVSPLKVLVSSVKGKVSVLPQGSSHPVPLVKHYQLASGDVVVTEVSSQIDLDFETGSWMRITPNSEVAMDVIEKTNEAQSQKFSVKKGKLFASVSKLSKDSQFAVQAGEHLTQVRGTIFSVQFDGKSEVVAVREGSVAVDDLILTSQQQTVVKLGETLPVAASPLNSKEDKELKAFQTQTILARESILYEEHARLELVRLEDGTEYRGVILGQSETHLHFQGLEGLIEIPIQKILETEKIR from the coding sequence ATGAACGAATTTGATAAGCAACATACAATCGCTAAATGGGAAGAACTTCTACGTAAACCCGCAAAGGTTACAGAGTCCAGAGAATTCCCTTCTTGGGAGACTGTATCGAAACGAGACATCCAATTCGAATACATTCCAAACCAAATTCCAAAATCCAATGTGGTTTCTTTTTTCCGTAAACCCATGGGGCTTGCCCTTGTTGGTGGTTCAGCCCTGTCGCTTGCTGCGACTCTGTTTTTTGTTTTCTTTTTAAATCCATCACAGACAAAAAATTCCGAACTGGCGTTGGCTCCTTCTGCTAAAAAAAACACGCAGTCGGTTTCTCCGTTGAAGGTTTTAGTTTCCTCTGTAAAAGGAAAGGTTTCTGTCCTACCACAAGGTAGTTCACACCCTGTCCCTTTAGTGAAACACTACCAATTGGCATCTGGGGATGTGGTCGTTACCGAAGTGTCTTCACAAATCGATTTAGACTTTGAAACTGGTTCTTGGATGCGGATTACTCCTAATTCCGAAGTGGCTATGGATGTAATCGAAAAAACAAATGAGGCTCAATCTCAAAAGTTCTCTGTAAAAAAAGGGAAGTTGTTTGCTTCTGTCTCCAAACTTTCTAAGGACAGTCAGTTTGCGGTCCAAGCTGGGGAACATCTTACACAGGTTAGAGGAACTATTTTCAGTGTTCAGTTTGATGGGAAGTCCGAAGTGGTGGCAGTGCGGGAAGGTTCCGTTGCTGTTGATGATCTTATCTTAACTTCGCAACAACAAACGGTTGTAAAATTGGGAGAAACATTACCAGTAGCAGCTTCCCCTTTAAATTCCAAAGAAGATAAAGAACTCAAAGCATTCCAAACGCAAACCATTCTAGCACGTGAGTCGATACTATACGAAGAACATGCTAGATTAGAACTTGTACGATTGGAAGATGGAACAGAATACCGAGGGGTGATCCTCGGGCAGTCAGAAACACATCTTCACTTCCAAGGATTGGAAGGTCTTATCGAAATCCCGATCCAAAAGATATTAGAAACAGAAAAAATTCGTTAA
- a CDS encoding adenylate/guanylate cyclase domain-containing protein → MIQSGLTSVWKILSEGIRAKLAWFTGTLIALTILLLSIITVRQQTAILSESYEKQAAVSKNFIASLVMEIENISQNLIRIEEFKSRIERQREELKKYRTAKVVTKKKTVSVFGFQTNLFGSLGTSKVVKKVDTFFSVYLTKDDVDVLEREIRHQLREAANRNISEREWNTLVHLASSYVRNEEKYIEAQKQTPPEDPDAKLNWETNLKNLKKEIRNHKSQLDLFIAKFYADSKKRKLEELGLDTQLFRIQTFPLSAMIPGETSLASFDTQIIDNTSPLAKIDQFDQMEESLVESFQRLADDISSLDENEKQYVYEWEDREIQALHSPLFRHQNSTKRAFHLSSVKSSLGDYREVIKEDYRITNELSELIPKLRERIQFLKNSKPPIPPAKDKLFTSFYKSYNELIESRDQIFDAVTTNYPIPEENWEKIESLRSLRDVALEDWILMKFKTDPTEYERYYQDPESRETQRNRWKAIRKWIVNAEQETPTKELKKLFPDGSFGHSRSESEEIMWKLDGTHLLESENVPNLVLRDNFSGLIRTLVDRTDGIRAIKDNRNQIVFTAITICLVAILFAIFISGVVVQKIRKIIRSAEDVGQGNLHVHFDDGGNDEFGNLTVALNQMVSGLEEREKMRGVLGSMVDPVVVGEALKDLEKLKQGSEKIITAFFSDIAGFSAISEKLNSKELANLLNEYLSAMTIILKHHDGVLDKYIGDAIVGIFNAPLDVENHCLKAVSASVEMRDKLEVLKEEWIKNNKYIPEAHTMKFRIGLNMGYAKVGFMGTDALASYTMMGDTVNLAARLEAAGKDYGVCILVSEFVHDEVKAHFFTRKLDIVRVKGKTKPVTLFEVRAKKGDETEADHKFVEAYESALFSYLNRKFEEAGKKFYTLLTTNGDEACKLLWERCQYYLESPPEPDWDGAFTRTKK, encoded by the coding sequence ATGATCCAATCCGGGCTCACCTCCGTCTGGAAAATCCTTTCCGAAGGAATTAGAGCCAAACTCGCTTGGTTTACAGGCACCCTAATCGCCTTAACTATTCTTTTACTTTCCATCATTACCGTCCGCCAACAAACAGCCATCCTCTCGGAAAGTTATGAAAAACAAGCCGCCGTCTCCAAGAATTTTATCGCTAGTCTGGTAATGGAGATTGAGAATATATCGCAAAACTTAATTCGAATTGAAGAATTCAAATCAAGAATAGAACGGCAAAGAGAAGAATTAAAAAAATACCGAACTGCCAAAGTAGTGACTAAAAAAAAGACAGTTTCTGTCTTCGGTTTCCAAACGAATCTTTTTGGATCCCTTGGGACATCTAAGGTAGTCAAGAAGGTAGATACATTTTTTTCAGTGTACTTAACAAAAGATGATGTGGATGTTTTGGAAAGGGAGATCCGTCACCAACTTCGGGAAGCGGCCAATCGGAATATCAGCGAAAGAGAATGGAACACACTAGTTCACCTTGCATCTTCTTATGTTCGCAATGAAGAAAAATATATAGAAGCCCAAAAACAAACACCTCCAGAAGATCCGGATGCTAAACTCAATTGGGAAACCAATCTTAAAAATCTAAAAAAAGAAATACGAAATCATAAATCCCAACTAGACCTTTTCATCGCAAAGTTCTATGCTGATTCCAAAAAACGCAAACTAGAAGAACTAGGTCTCGACACCCAACTCTTTAGGATCCAAACCTTCCCTTTATCTGCAATGATTCCAGGAGAAACTTCACTAGCTTCTTTTGATACACAAATCATCGACAATACCTCTCCATTGGCAAAGATCGATCAGTTCGATCAAATGGAAGAAAGTTTGGTGGAATCTTTCCAACGCCTAGCAGATGATATATCTTCACTAGATGAAAATGAAAAACAGTATGTTTATGAATGGGAAGACAGAGAAATCCAAGCTCTCCATTCCCCCCTATTCCGTCACCAAAACTCTACAAAAAGAGCCTTTCATCTAAGTAGTGTTAAGTCTAGTTTAGGTGACTACAGAGAAGTCATTAAAGAGGACTATCGGATCACTAACGAACTTTCGGAACTCATTCCAAAACTGAGAGAACGTATCCAGTTCTTAAAAAATTCCAAACCACCGATTCCTCCCGCCAAGGACAAACTTTTTACCAGTTTTTATAAATCCTACAATGAACTCATTGAATCCAGAGATCAAATCTTTGATGCGGTAACCACAAACTACCCCATTCCAGAGGAAAATTGGGAAAAAATTGAATCCTTAAGAAGTTTACGTGATGTGGCCTTGGAAGATTGGATTTTAATGAAATTCAAAACTGATCCCACCGAATACGAAAGGTATTACCAAGACCCAGAATCCAGGGAAACACAAAGGAATCGATGGAAAGCCATTCGAAAATGGATTGTCAATGCCGAGCAGGAAACACCAACAAAAGAGTTAAAAAAACTTTTCCCTGATGGAAGTTTTGGCCACTCCCGAAGTGAATCAGAAGAAATCATGTGGAAGTTAGACGGAACCCATCTTTTGGAATCGGAAAATGTTCCAAACTTGGTATTACGTGATAATTTTTCAGGCCTCATTCGAACCCTAGTGGATAGAACTGACGGGATTCGAGCCATCAAAGACAACAGAAACCAAATTGTATTCACAGCCATTACCATTTGTTTGGTGGCGATTCTATTTGCTATTTTTATCTCTGGTGTGGTGGTTCAAAAAATCCGAAAAATCATTCGCAGTGCAGAAGATGTAGGCCAAGGAAATCTTCATGTCCATTTTGATGATGGGGGAAATGACGAATTTGGAAATCTAACCGTGGCATTGAACCAGATGGTGTCCGGCTTAGAAGAACGGGAAAAGATGCGTGGTGTACTTGGAAGTATGGTGGATCCTGTTGTGGTAGGGGAAGCCCTCAAAGATTTAGAAAAACTAAAACAAGGAAGTGAAAAAATCATCACTGCTTTCTTTTCAGATATAGCAGGTTTTAGTGCCATATCTGAAAAACTAAATTCAAAGGAACTCGCCAATTTACTGAACGAATATCTATCGGCAATGACTATCATTTTAAAACATCATGATGGGGTTTTGGACAAGTACATTGGGGATGCCATCGTCGGAATTTTTAATGCACCACTCGATGTAGAAAACCATTGCCTGAAAGCAGTATCTGCCAGTGTCGAAATGCGAGACAAACTAGAAGTTCTAAAAGAAGAATGGATAAAAAACAATAAATACATTCCAGAAGCCCATACAATGAAGTTCCGAATTGGACTAAACATGGGTTATGCGAAGGTTGGATTTATGGGAACTGATGCCCTTGCGTCCTATACGATGATGGGAGATACAGTGAATCTTGCAGCGAGGCTTGAGGCAGCAGGAAAAGACTATGGTGTTTGTATTTTAGTTTCTGAATTTGTTCATGATGAAGTCAAAGCGCATTTTTTCACTCGGAAATTAGATATTGTTCGCGTGAAAGGCAAAACCAAACCAGTGACACTCTTTGAAGTTCGTGCTAAAAAAGGAGATGAAACAGAAGCAGACCATAAATTTGTCGAAGCTTACGAAAGCGCCCTTTTCTCTTATTTAAACCGTAAGTTCGAGGAAGCGGGGAAAAAGTTCTACACCCTCCTTACTACAAATGGCGACGAGGCCTGCAAACTCCTTTGGGAACGATGCCAGTACTACCTCGAATCCCCTC